Proteins from a genomic interval of Quercus robur chromosome 9, dhQueRobu3.1, whole genome shotgun sequence:
- the LOC126699303 gene encoding TMV resistance protein N-like isoform X3 has translation MSTQGGSTLSLSSSLTPRWKHDVFLSFKGEDTRNSFTDHLYTALKQKGILTFKYDEKIERGKAISREILEAIEESRFSIVILSKNYASSIWCLDELVQIIRCSKERGVTVLPVFYDVDPSDVRRQRGTFSIPFAVYMEKIEMWRAALTEVANLSGWLVQDGHVSELIQSIVELISQNLSSSFSSITNDLVGIDSLVEELITSYLDLGNNVCMIGVCGMGGSGKTTLARVVYGKFRGYFEGSSFIANVREYSKKIDLLQLQQLLLADILEERNIDIRNVYHGVDMIKRRLCHKKVLIVLDDVNKLDQLENLAGECGWFGLKSLIIITTRDEHLLVQHGVHKIYKPNALSSDDSLKLFCLKAFKNEQPKEGYMQLSQDVVHYANGHPLALVTFGSFLFGRTMDVWQSALDRFKKIPKREIFDTLKVSYDGLEEMWKDIFLDVACFFRGKMKDQVIEILETCGFDARIGIQVLMDKSLLTLENGALQMHDLLQEMGMEIVRQESREEPGKRSRLWLRKDLFHVLMNNTATKAIQAIVLEFGGDGAYRHIESYSEVFSRMCNLRLLIIDNVHIPNGLNHLSNELRLLEWHGYSSKCLPSRFQSKELVELKLQFSKIEYLWRGEKYLDKLKFIDLEHSINLMRTPDFSGVPRLEKLCLRGCINLVEIHPSIGQLSKLTVLNLEFCQSLINLPSSMDGLRSLEVLILLGCSKLAKLPENLGKIECLKELDLTGAAIREVPSSISFLICCGCEKQFFKSRLDSVFSVRLLKYLALSTNNLVFALPASISQLPKLEALNLGNCIQLHSLPDLPSNVRYINAKGCSSLEASPALLSMSNLSQPSISFFNCCKLVEYKEGSDGLAFAMLKRYLQGLIYPKTGLYETSTKRKDRSKAAFQIIIPGLDVPQWLTHQRIGYSISIELPPNWCNSRWMGFALCALFRINCYGYSSESYSLKGHVKALGDLPQHTFKVIGETSFEVVIGETSFDYSVGHLWLLYWSRDDLLGTHWNGHECSQINVVFDSNSPSAEVIKCAVRLIYEQDVAEFNQTTAQCSTSCVITSEGLDCVHHEFENSAVEKATKIIRTYDDNNRAEHSASWSFHEETVRAVAKTKDGKKEIKGEQFRWSKPMQCLLLEILANDATKGNKPSNTFMPRSLARAAQEISGKFGVECQLNHVENCLRTIESIWSTITKLRNRKKNFGWNDNLKMITCEKKVYDEEVMAHPDHEQYLNKKIEMYDKMALIFCKDNATWGSAKSFSGIESEKRILELESNALDIDFEKASKGKQVSSSNAALSGASSLRKRSRMNQDANYGVILLLCVEKKSSPSWFWIY, from the exons ATGAGCACTCAAGGAGGGTCAACGTTATCACTGTCTTCTTCTTTGACACCCCGGTGGAAACACGATGTGTTTCTCAGTTTTAAAGGCGAGGACACCCGTAATAGTTTTACGGACCATTTATATACTGCTTTGAAACAGAAGGGCATTTTGACCTTTAAGTATGATGAGAAAATTGAGAGAGGAAAAGCTATTTCACGAGAGATCCTGGAAGCAATAGAAGAATCGAGGTTTTCAATTGTCATTCTCTCAAAAAACTATGCGTCTTCGATATGGTGCTTGGATGAGCTTGTTCAAATCATTAGATGCAGTAAAGAGAGGGGAGTGACAGTTCTGCCGGTTTTTTATGATGTGGATCCATCTGATGTACGGAGACAGAGGGGAACTTTCTCAATTCCTTTTGCTGTATATATGGAGAAGATTGAAATGTGGAGAGCTGCTTTGACTGAAGTGGCGAATCTGTCTGGTTGGCTTGTTCAAGATGG GCATGTGTCAGAATTAATCCAAAGCATTGTGGAACTCATCTCACAAAATCTGAGTTCGAGTTTTTCCAGCATTACCAATGACTTGGTAGGAATAGATTCTTTAGTGGAAGAATTGATCACTTCATATTTAGATCTTGGGAACAATGTTTGCATGATTGGGGTTTGTGGTATGGGGGGATCTGGAAAGACAACTCTGGCTAGAGTTGTCTATGGAAAGTTTCGTGGTTATTTTGAAGGTTCTTCCTTTATTGCTAATGTTAGggaatattcaaaaaaaattgatttgctTCAATTACAGCAGCTACTTCTAGCAGATATTTTGGAGGAAAGAAATATAGATATAAGGAATGTTTATCACGGAGTTGACATGATCAAGAGAAGGCTATGTCATAAAAAGGTTCTAATTGTTCTGGATGATGTTAATAAATTGGATCAACTAGAAAACTTGGCTGGAGAGTGTGGCTGGTTTGGATTGAAGAGTTTGATCATCATAACGACTAGAGATGAACATTTGTTGGTCCAACATGGAgtgcataaaatatataaacctAATGCATTAAGCAGTGATGattctttaaaactcttttgtttgaaaGCCTTCAAAAATGAGCAACCCAAAGAAGGTTATATGCAGCTCTCCCAAGATGTTGTTCACTATGCTAATGGCCATCCATTAGCTCTTGTAACTTTTGGTTCCTTTTTGTTTGGAAGAACAATGGATGTTTGGCAAAGTGCATTGgacagatttaaaaaaattcctaaaaggGAAATATTTGACACACTTAAAGTAAGTTATGATGGCCTAGAGGAAATGTGGAAGGATATATTTCTAGATGTTGCATGTTTCTTTAGAGGGAAGATGAAAGATCAAGTAATAGAGATATTAGAGACCTGTGGTTTTGATGCAAGAATTGGAATACAAGTTCTCATGGATAAATCTCTTCTAACCCTAGAAAATGGCGCATTGCAAATGCATGATCTATTacaagaaatgggtatggaaaTTGTTCGTCAAGAATCACGTGAAGAGCCTGGGAAGCGTAGTAGGTTGTGGCTTCGTAAGGATTTATTTCATGTATTGATGAACAATACG GCAACAAAAGCAATTCAAGCCATAGTTCTAGAGTTTGGAGGGGATGGGGCATATCGGCACATTGAATCCTATTCTGAAGTTTTTTCAAGGATGTGTAATCTTAGATTGCTTATAATTGATAACGTGCACATACCAAATGGCCTCAATCATCTTTCTAATGAATTAAGACTTCTTGAATGGCATGgttattcttcaaaatgttTGCCATCCAGATTCCAATCAAAAGAGCTTGTTGAACTTAAACTGCAGTTTAGCAAAATTGAATATCTTTGGAGAGGCGAAAAG TATTTAGACAAGTTAAAATTCATCGACCTTGAACATTCCATAAACCTTATGAGGACACCTGACTTCTCAGGGGTTCCAAGACTTGAGAAACTATGTCTAAGAGGTTGCATAAATTTGGTTGAGATCCACCCATCTATTGGACAACTCAGTAAGCTTACTGTTTTAAATTTGGAATTCTGCCAATCTCTTATCAATCTTCCAAGCAGCATGGATGGTTTAAGGTCTCTTGAAGTACTCATTCTTTTGGGATGCTCAAAACTTGCCAAACTACCAGAGAACTTGGGGAAAATTGAATGTTTAAAGGAACTTGATTTGACTGGAGCTGCTATTCGGGAAGTTCCCTCTTCCATTAGTTTCTTGATATGTTGTGGATGTGAAAAGCAATTTTTTAAGTCGAGGCTTGATAGTGTTTTCAGCGTTCGCttgttaaaatatttagcaCTATCTACAAACAACCTTGTCTTTGCCTTGCCTGCAAGCATCAGTCAACTTCCGAAATTGGAAGCTCTTAATTTGGGCAACTGCATACAACTTCACTCATTGCCAGATCTTCCATCAAATGTAAGATATATAAATGCTAAAGGTTGTTCTTCCCTAGAAGCATCACCAGCATTGCTCAGTATGAGCAATTTGTCGCAAccatcaatttcattttttaattgctGCAAGCTGGTTGAGTATAAAGAGGGCAGTGATGGTCTGGCATTTGCAATGTTGAAACGTTACCTACAG GGACTCATTTATCCAAAAACAGGATTATACGAAACTTCTACCAAAAGGAAAGATAGATCTAAAGCTGCATTCCAGATAATTATTCCCGGATTGGATGTTCCTCAGTGGTTAACTCATCAAAGGATTGGGTATTCAATAAGCATAGAGCTGCCTCCAAATTGGTGTAATAGTAGGTGGATGGGATTTGCTTTGTGTGCTCTTTTCAGAATTAATTGTTACGGATATTCAAGTGAAAGTTATAGTCTTAAAGGTCACGTGAAAGCCCTTGGTGATTTGCCTCAGCATACTTTTAAAGTTATTGGAGAGACATCCTTTGAAGTTGTCATTGGGGAGACTTCCTTTGATTATAGTGTTGGTCACCTTTGGCTATTGTATTGGTCTCGTGATGATTTGCTAGGTACACATTGGAACGGTCATGAATGCAGTCAGATTAATGTTGTATTTGACAGCAATAGCCCAAGTGCGGAGGTGATTAAATGTGCAGTCCGTTTGATATATGAGCAAGATGTGGCAGAGTTCAACCAAACAACTGCCCAATGCAGCACTAGCTGTGTCATTACTTCTGAGGGTTTAGATTGCGTCCAtcatgaatttgaaaattcagCAGTAGAAAAAGCTACCAAAATTATAAGAACCTATGATGACAATAACAGGGCAGAACATAGTGCAAGTTGGAGTTTTCATGAGGAAACTGTAAGAG CAGTGGCCAAAACAAAGGATGGGAAGAAGGAAATTAAAGGCGAGCAATTTAGGTGGTCAAAACCAATGCAATGTTTGTTACTTGAGATACTTGCTAATGACGCTACTAAAGGAAATAAGCCATCCAATACATTTATGCCCAGATCATTAGCTCGAGCAGCCCAAGAAATTAGTGGGAAATTTGGGGTTGAATGCCAACTTAATCATGTGGAGAATTGTCTTCGAACCATTGAAAGCATTTGGAGTACCATTACAAAACTAcgtaatagaaaaaaaaattttggatggAATGATAATCTGAAAATGATTACTTGTGAAAAGAAAGTGTATGATGAGGAAGTAATG gcaCATCCAGATCATGAGCAATATTTGAACAAGAAAATTGAGATGTATGATAAGATGGCTCTGATTTTTTGTAAAGACAATGCAACATGGGGTTCTGCAAAGTCTTTTAGTGGTATTGAATCAGAAAAAAGGATCCTTGAATTGGAGTCAAATGCTCTAGACATTGATTTTGAGAAGGCATCAAAAGGGAAGCAAGTTAGTTCTTCAAATGCAGCTTTATCTGGAGCAAGCTCTCTTAGAAAAAGGAGTCGTATGAACCAAGATGCTAATTATG gagtgattctccttttgtgtgtggaaaagAAGTCTAGTCCTTCTTGGTTTTGGATATACTAG
- the LOC126699303 gene encoding TMV resistance protein N-like isoform X4 yields MSTQGGSTLSLSSSLTPRWKHDVFLSFKGEDTRNSFTDHLYTALKQKGILTFKYDEKIERGKAISREILEAIEESRFSIVILSKNYASSIWCLDELVQIIRCSKERGVTVLPVFYDVDPSDVRRQRGTFSIPFAVYMEKIEMWRAALTEVANLSGWLVQDGHVSELIQSIVELISQNLSSSFSSITNDLVGIDSLVEELITSYLDLGNNVCMIGVCGMGGSGKTTLARVVYGKFRGYFEGSSFIANVREYSKKIDLLQLQQLLLADILEERNIDIRNVYHGVDMIKRRLCHKKVLIVLDDVNKLDQLENLAGECGWFGLKSLIIITTRDEHLLVQHGVHKIYKPNALSSDDSLKLFCLKAFKNEQPKEGYMQLSQDVVHYANGHPLALVTFGSFLFGRTMDVWQSALDRFKKIPKREIFDTLKVSYDGLEEMWKDIFLDVACFFRGKMKDQVIEILETCGFDARIGIQVLMDKSLLTLENGALQMHDLLQEMGMEIVRQESREEPGKRSRLWLRKDLFHVLMNNTATKAIQAIVLEFGGDGAYRHIESYSEVFSRMCNLRLLIIDNVHIPNGLNHLSNELRLLEWHGYSSKCLPSRFQSKELVELKLQFSKIEYLWRGEKYLDKLKFIDLEHSINLMRTPDFSGVPRLEKLCLRGCINLVEIHPSIGQLSKLTVLNLEFCQSLINLPSSMDGLRSLEVLILLGCSKLAKLPENLGKIECLKELDLTGAAIREVPSSISFLICCGCEKQFFKSRLDSVFSVRLLKYLALSTNNLVFALPASISQLPKLEALNLGNCIQLHSLPDLPSNVRYINAKGCSSLEASPALLSMSNLSQPSISFFNCCKLVEYKEGSDGLAFAMLKRYLQGLIYPKTGLYETSTKRKDRSKAAFQIIIPGLDVPQWLTHQRIGYSISIELPPNWCNSRWMGFALCALFRINCYGYSSESYSLKGHVKALGDLPQHTFKVIGETSFEVVIGETSFDYSVGHLWLLYWSRDDLLGTHWNGHECSQINVVFDSNSPSAEVIKCAVRLIYEQDVAEFNQTTAQCSTSCVITSEGLDCVHHEFENSAVEKATKIIRTYDDNNRAEHSASWSFHEETVRAVAKTKDGKKEIKGEQFRWSKPMQCLLLEILANDATKGNKPSNTFMPRSLARAAQEISGKFGVECQLNHVENCLRTIESIWSTITKLRNRKKNFGWNDNLKMITCEKKVYDEEVMAHPDHEQYLNKKIEMYDKMALIFCKDNATWGSAKSFSGIESEKRILELESNALDIDFEKASKGKQVSSSNAALSGASSLRKRSRMNQDANYGNMPTFTEGSGNKISL; encoded by the exons ATGAGCACTCAAGGAGGGTCAACGTTATCACTGTCTTCTTCTTTGACACCCCGGTGGAAACACGATGTGTTTCTCAGTTTTAAAGGCGAGGACACCCGTAATAGTTTTACGGACCATTTATATACTGCTTTGAAACAGAAGGGCATTTTGACCTTTAAGTATGATGAGAAAATTGAGAGAGGAAAAGCTATTTCACGAGAGATCCTGGAAGCAATAGAAGAATCGAGGTTTTCAATTGTCATTCTCTCAAAAAACTATGCGTCTTCGATATGGTGCTTGGATGAGCTTGTTCAAATCATTAGATGCAGTAAAGAGAGGGGAGTGACAGTTCTGCCGGTTTTTTATGATGTGGATCCATCTGATGTACGGAGACAGAGGGGAACTTTCTCAATTCCTTTTGCTGTATATATGGAGAAGATTGAAATGTGGAGAGCTGCTTTGACTGAAGTGGCGAATCTGTCTGGTTGGCTTGTTCAAGATGG GCATGTGTCAGAATTAATCCAAAGCATTGTGGAACTCATCTCACAAAATCTGAGTTCGAGTTTTTCCAGCATTACCAATGACTTGGTAGGAATAGATTCTTTAGTGGAAGAATTGATCACTTCATATTTAGATCTTGGGAACAATGTTTGCATGATTGGGGTTTGTGGTATGGGGGGATCTGGAAAGACAACTCTGGCTAGAGTTGTCTATGGAAAGTTTCGTGGTTATTTTGAAGGTTCTTCCTTTATTGCTAATGTTAGggaatattcaaaaaaaattgatttgctTCAATTACAGCAGCTACTTCTAGCAGATATTTTGGAGGAAAGAAATATAGATATAAGGAATGTTTATCACGGAGTTGACATGATCAAGAGAAGGCTATGTCATAAAAAGGTTCTAATTGTTCTGGATGATGTTAATAAATTGGATCAACTAGAAAACTTGGCTGGAGAGTGTGGCTGGTTTGGATTGAAGAGTTTGATCATCATAACGACTAGAGATGAACATTTGTTGGTCCAACATGGAgtgcataaaatatataaacctAATGCATTAAGCAGTGATGattctttaaaactcttttgtttgaaaGCCTTCAAAAATGAGCAACCCAAAGAAGGTTATATGCAGCTCTCCCAAGATGTTGTTCACTATGCTAATGGCCATCCATTAGCTCTTGTAACTTTTGGTTCCTTTTTGTTTGGAAGAACAATGGATGTTTGGCAAAGTGCATTGgacagatttaaaaaaattcctaaaaggGAAATATTTGACACACTTAAAGTAAGTTATGATGGCCTAGAGGAAATGTGGAAGGATATATTTCTAGATGTTGCATGTTTCTTTAGAGGGAAGATGAAAGATCAAGTAATAGAGATATTAGAGACCTGTGGTTTTGATGCAAGAATTGGAATACAAGTTCTCATGGATAAATCTCTTCTAACCCTAGAAAATGGCGCATTGCAAATGCATGATCTATTacaagaaatgggtatggaaaTTGTTCGTCAAGAATCACGTGAAGAGCCTGGGAAGCGTAGTAGGTTGTGGCTTCGTAAGGATTTATTTCATGTATTGATGAACAATACG GCAACAAAAGCAATTCAAGCCATAGTTCTAGAGTTTGGAGGGGATGGGGCATATCGGCACATTGAATCCTATTCTGAAGTTTTTTCAAGGATGTGTAATCTTAGATTGCTTATAATTGATAACGTGCACATACCAAATGGCCTCAATCATCTTTCTAATGAATTAAGACTTCTTGAATGGCATGgttattcttcaaaatgttTGCCATCCAGATTCCAATCAAAAGAGCTTGTTGAACTTAAACTGCAGTTTAGCAAAATTGAATATCTTTGGAGAGGCGAAAAG TATTTAGACAAGTTAAAATTCATCGACCTTGAACATTCCATAAACCTTATGAGGACACCTGACTTCTCAGGGGTTCCAAGACTTGAGAAACTATGTCTAAGAGGTTGCATAAATTTGGTTGAGATCCACCCATCTATTGGACAACTCAGTAAGCTTACTGTTTTAAATTTGGAATTCTGCCAATCTCTTATCAATCTTCCAAGCAGCATGGATGGTTTAAGGTCTCTTGAAGTACTCATTCTTTTGGGATGCTCAAAACTTGCCAAACTACCAGAGAACTTGGGGAAAATTGAATGTTTAAAGGAACTTGATTTGACTGGAGCTGCTATTCGGGAAGTTCCCTCTTCCATTAGTTTCTTGATATGTTGTGGATGTGAAAAGCAATTTTTTAAGTCGAGGCTTGATAGTGTTTTCAGCGTTCGCttgttaaaatatttagcaCTATCTACAAACAACCTTGTCTTTGCCTTGCCTGCAAGCATCAGTCAACTTCCGAAATTGGAAGCTCTTAATTTGGGCAACTGCATACAACTTCACTCATTGCCAGATCTTCCATCAAATGTAAGATATATAAATGCTAAAGGTTGTTCTTCCCTAGAAGCATCACCAGCATTGCTCAGTATGAGCAATTTGTCGCAAccatcaatttcattttttaattgctGCAAGCTGGTTGAGTATAAAGAGGGCAGTGATGGTCTGGCATTTGCAATGTTGAAACGTTACCTACAG GGACTCATTTATCCAAAAACAGGATTATACGAAACTTCTACCAAAAGGAAAGATAGATCTAAAGCTGCATTCCAGATAATTATTCCCGGATTGGATGTTCCTCAGTGGTTAACTCATCAAAGGATTGGGTATTCAATAAGCATAGAGCTGCCTCCAAATTGGTGTAATAGTAGGTGGATGGGATTTGCTTTGTGTGCTCTTTTCAGAATTAATTGTTACGGATATTCAAGTGAAAGTTATAGTCTTAAAGGTCACGTGAAAGCCCTTGGTGATTTGCCTCAGCATACTTTTAAAGTTATTGGAGAGACATCCTTTGAAGTTGTCATTGGGGAGACTTCCTTTGATTATAGTGTTGGTCACCTTTGGCTATTGTATTGGTCTCGTGATGATTTGCTAGGTACACATTGGAACGGTCATGAATGCAGTCAGATTAATGTTGTATTTGACAGCAATAGCCCAAGTGCGGAGGTGATTAAATGTGCAGTCCGTTTGATATATGAGCAAGATGTGGCAGAGTTCAACCAAACAACTGCCCAATGCAGCACTAGCTGTGTCATTACTTCTGAGGGTTTAGATTGCGTCCAtcatgaatttgaaaattcagCAGTAGAAAAAGCTACCAAAATTATAAGAACCTATGATGACAATAACAGGGCAGAACATAGTGCAAGTTGGAGTTTTCATGAGGAAACTGTAAGAG CAGTGGCCAAAACAAAGGATGGGAAGAAGGAAATTAAAGGCGAGCAATTTAGGTGGTCAAAACCAATGCAATGTTTGTTACTTGAGATACTTGCTAATGACGCTACTAAAGGAAATAAGCCATCCAATACATTTATGCCCAGATCATTAGCTCGAGCAGCCCAAGAAATTAGTGGGAAATTTGGGGTTGAATGCCAACTTAATCATGTGGAGAATTGTCTTCGAACCATTGAAAGCATTTGGAGTACCATTACAAAACTAcgtaatagaaaaaaaaattttggatggAATGATAATCTGAAAATGATTACTTGTGAAAAGAAAGTGTATGATGAGGAAGTAATG gcaCATCCAGATCATGAGCAATATTTGAACAAGAAAATTGAGATGTATGATAAGATGGCTCTGATTTTTTGTAAAGACAATGCAACATGGGGTTCTGCAAAGTCTTTTAGTGGTATTGAATCAGAAAAAAGGATCCTTGAATTGGAGTCAAATGCTCTAGACATTGATTTTGAGAAGGCATCAAAAGGGAAGCAAGTTAGTTCTTCAAATGCAGCTTTATCTGGAGCAAGCTCTCTTAGAAAAAGGAGTCGTATGAACCAAGATGCTAATTATG GTAATATGCCTACGTTCACGGAAGGCAGCGGAAATAAAATTTCACTATAA